One window of the Pleurocapsa minor HA4230-MV1 genome contains the following:
- a CDS encoding NAD(P)/FAD-dependent oxidoreductase: MPTYDVVIIGAGHNGLVCAAYLLKAGYSVALLEKRSIPGGGATTEEAMPEEAPGFKFNLCAIDHEFIHLGPVVEELELNKYGLEYLYCDPVTFCPHPDGKYFLAHKSVEKTCAEIARFNQRDAEKYGEFIDFWQRLTKGITPIFNAPPKSLLDIAGNYGLKNIQELFSTLGGVDKTLDLIRTMLTSPEDTLQYWFDSEFLKAPLARLASEFGAPPSQKTISIGSMMMSMRHNPGMARPRGGTGALTKALLNLVTEKGGVVLCDRDVETVLISNEGKAEGVRTANGEEYRAKTAVISNIDARRLFLNLIPVEASNAAAPNLRERLDRRIVNNNETILKIDCALSEAPRFERYDHREEFNIGSILIADSVHHVEESHSLPSMGKIPDENPSMYLDVPTVLDPSLAPEGKHILWIEFFAPYQIHGLEGTGLKGTGWTDELKNQVADRVINKLADYAPNVKDAMIARRVESPAELGERLGAYKGNYYHMDMTLDQMVFFRPLPEIANYTTPIDGLYLTGAGTHPGGSISGMPGRNCARVFLQQQQPIKTIIKDAKDSIGSTVKSILE; this comes from the coding sequence ATGCCGACGTACGACGTAGTAATTATCGGTGCAGGTCACAATGGATTGGTTTGTGCTGCTTATCTTCTCAAAGCAGGTTATAGTGTGGCATTACTAGAAAAGCGGTCTATACCTGGTGGTGGGGCAACTACCGAAGAAGCGATGCCAGAAGAAGCCCCAGGATTTAAATTTAACTTGTGTGCGATCGACCATGAGTTTATTCATTTAGGGCCTGTAGTTGAAGAACTAGAGTTAAACAAATACGGTTTGGAATATCTCTACTGCGATCCCGTAACCTTTTGTCCTCATCCCGATGGTAAATATTTTTTAGCTCATAAATCTGTTGAAAAAACCTGTGCTGAAATTGCTCGCTTTAATCAAAGAGATGCGGAAAAATATGGCGAATTTATTGATTTTTGGCAACGTCTGACAAAAGGTATTACACCTATTTTTAATGCTCCACCTAAGTCTTTACTCGATATTGCTGGTAACTACGGCTTAAAAAATATTCAAGAATTGTTTTCTACTTTAGGCGGTGTAGATAAAACCTTGGATTTGATTCGTACGATGCTGACATCTCCCGAAGATACTTTGCAGTATTGGTTTGATTCGGAGTTTCTCAAAGCACCATTGGCTAGGTTAGCCTCAGAATTTGGCGCGCCTCCTTCCCAAAAAACTATTAGCATTGGTTCAATGATGATGTCAATGCGTCACAATCCAGGTATGGCAAGACCTCGTGGTGGCACAGGAGCCTTAACTAAGGCATTACTCAATCTCGTCACCGAAAAGGGTGGAGTAGTATTATGCGATCGCGATGTGGAAACAGTCTTAATTAGCAATGAAGGCAAGGCAGAAGGAGTAAGAACCGCAAACGGTGAAGAATATCGCGCTAAAACTGCGGTTATTTCTAATATTGATGCTCGTCGCTTATTTTTAAACCTGATTCCCGTTGAAGCGAGTAATGCAGCCGCTCCTAATTTAAGAGAAAGACTAGATCGACGCATTGTTAACAACAACGAAACTATCCTCAAAATAGACTGCGCTCTATCTGAAGCACCGCGTTTTGAACGCTACGACCACCGAGAAGAGTTTAATATTGGTTCAATTTTAATCGCTGACTCGGTACACCATGTCGAAGAATCTCACTCTTTACCTTCAATGGGTAAAATACCCGATGAAAATCCTTCAATGTACCTCGATGTACCTACCGTACTCGATCCTTCTCTCGCTCCAGAAGGCAAACATATTTTGTGGATTGAATTCTTTGCACCATACCAAATTCACGGGCTAGAGGGAACAGGTCTAAAAGGTACTGGTTGGACAGATGAACTTAAAAACCAGGTTGCAGATCGGGTAATTAATAAACTTGCCGACTATGCGCCTAATGTGAAAGACGCCATGATTGCCCGTCGGGTAGAAAGCCCTGCCGAATTGGGAGAACGTCTGGGAGCATACAAAGGCAATTACTATCATATGGATATGACCCTCGATCAAATGGTTTTTTTCCGTCCTTTGCCCGAAATAGCCAACTACACCACACCTATAGACGGACTATATTTAACTGGAGCAGGAACTCATCCAGGCGGCTCTATTTCAGGGATGCCAGGCCGCAACTGCGCCCGCGTCTTTTTACAGCAACAACAGCCTATTAAAACCATCATTAAAGATGCTAAAGATAGCATTGGATCTACGGTGAAGTCGATCTTGGAATAG
- a CDS encoding SRPBCC family protein, translated as MENVARTNIDNLLTSQAIINSPLVIKNLQQHSLKEVLADYSNRQQLTETSLIDRATEAIGLTPNIQVEKTVTIERPASELYSYWRNLTNLPNFMGHLKSVTNKNEAGTVSHWVANAPLDLSVEWDAEIIKDEPDHLIAWNALDNADIANCGFVRFQPATGDRGTQVKVVLEYQPPGGALTNAIVKLFGESPQQQIGDELNRFKQLMETGEIATTKGQPKGS; from the coding sequence ATGGAAAATGTCGCTCGCACCAATATTGATAACTTACTTACCAGTCAAGCAATCATCAATAGTCCCTTAGTAATTAAAAATTTACAGCAGCATTCGTTAAAAGAAGTTTTAGCTGACTATAGTAACCGCCAGCAGCTTACTGAAACTAGTTTAATCGATCGCGCTACCGAGGCTATAGGTTTAACACCTAATATTCAGGTAGAAAAAACTGTGACGATTGAGCGTCCCGCATCGGAACTATATAGCTACTGGCGTAACTTGACTAATTTGCCCAATTTTATGGGACATTTAAAGTCAGTCACCAACAAAAATGAAGCAGGTACAGTATCCCATTGGGTAGCCAATGCACCTTTAGATCTGAGTGTGGAATGGGATGCCGAAATTATCAAAGATGAACCCGATCATTTAATTGCCTGGAACGCTTTAGACAACGCAGATATCGCTAACTGTGGTTTTGTGCGGTTTCAACCAGCTACGGGAGATCGTGGTACTCAAGTAAAGGTGGTTTTAGAATATCAGCCCCCAGGTGGCGCGTTAACTAATGCGATCGTCAAATTATTTGGTGAATCACCCCAACAACAAATTGGGGATGAATTAAATCGCTTTAAACAGCTGATGGAAACTGGCGAAATTGCCACCACCAAAGGACAGCCAAAAGGTTCTTAA
- a CDS encoding signal transduction histidine kinase (STHK), LytS, translating to MNQYKRSVGLFYSRDEAEAALRALKDDGFDMNRVNVIAKDADQVTQSAGMDTAEDEGNKAPEGAGAGATSGAVLGGITGLLVGLGTLAIPGVGPIIVAGEAATAIATTLAGAGIGAAAGGIIGGLIGLGIPEDEAKIYSDRVGRGSYLVMVNGTSADISRAESILHNHGIENYGVYDAHDINDDSYHRTSGINRVDTGASVNTMGDTDLDRSGVIEPNTTDKVMGTRTDAIDPTIRTSDRTTTGNNADVIVVEPRDNKKIN from the coding sequence ATGAATCAGTACAAACGTTCAGTAGGTTTATTTTATAGTCGTGATGAAGCAGAAGCAGCTTTACGCGCTCTCAAAGACGACGGTTTTGATATGAACCGAGTTAATGTTATTGCCAAGGATGCAGATCAGGTAACTCAATCGGCAGGTATGGATACAGCCGAGGATGAAGGTAACAAGGCCCCCGAAGGTGCTGGTGCTGGTGCGACCTCTGGTGCGGTATTAGGTGGTATTACTGGTCTATTAGTCGGCTTAGGTACTCTGGCAATTCCTGGTGTAGGGCCAATTATTGTAGCGGGAGAAGCAGCGACTGCGATCGCCACTACTTTAGCTGGTGCTGGTATCGGTGCAGCAGCGGGTGGTATTATTGGCGGTTTAATCGGTTTGGGTATTCCTGAAGATGAAGCGAAAATCTATAGCGATCGCGTTGGTCGTGGTAGTTATTTAGTCATGGTCAATGGTACTAGCGCTGACATCAGCCGTGCTGAAAGCATTTTACACAATCATGGTATTGAAAATTACGGCGTATACGATGCCCATGATATTAATGATGACTCGTATCATAGAACCTCTGGGATTAATCGAGTAGATACTGGTGCATCTGTAAACACAATGGGAGATACAGATCTAGATCGTTCTGGAGTAATCGAACCTAACACTACAGATAAAGTAATGGGTACTCGTACTGACGCGATCGATCCCACGATTCGTACAAGCGATCGCACAACCACAGGGAATAATGCTGATGTAATTGTGGTCGAACCACGAGACAACAAAAAAATAAATTAG
- a CDS encoding glutathione-dependent formaldehyde dehydrogenase, with product MKAVCWHGAKDIRVETVPDPKILNPRDAIIKVTSTAICGSDLHLYEGNIPSMESGDIMGHEFMGEIVETGREVKNLKQGDRVVVPFTIACGGCFFCNKDLWSLCDNSNPNAWMAEKLYGHSPSGIYGYSHLLGGYAGGQAEYVRIPFADVGPLKVPDGLEDDKVLFLTDIFPTGYMAAENADIEPGDTVAVWGCGPVGQFAIKSAYMLGAARVIAIDRFAERLQMAKEQGNAEIINYEEIDPGEALKEMTGGRGPDRCIDAVGMEAHGTDAMAAYDKVKQGVKLETGRPTALRQAIVACRKGGTVSIPGVYGGFVDKVPLGAVVNKALTLRSGQTHVHKYLQPLLERIQRGEIDPSYVISHHLSIDDAPKGYKMFRNKEDNCTKVVLKP from the coding sequence ATGAAAGCTGTATGTTGGCATGGCGCAAAAGATATTAGAGTTGAAACTGTACCAGATCCTAAAATTCTTAATCCCCGCGATGCCATTATCAAGGTAACCTCTACTGCTATTTGTGGCTCAGATCTGCATCTATACGAAGGCAATATTCCGAGTATGGAGTCTGGGGATATTATGGGACACGAATTTATGGGAGAAATTGTCGAAACAGGCAGAGAAGTCAAGAATCTTAAACAAGGCGATCGCGTTGTCGTTCCTTTTACTATTGCCTGTGGTGGCTGTTTCTTCTGTAACAAGGATTTATGGTCGCTGTGTGATAACTCTAATCCTAACGCTTGGATGGCAGAGAAACTATACGGTCATTCGCCTTCAGGTATTTATGGCTATTCTCATTTACTGGGAGGCTATGCAGGGGGACAGGCTGAATATGTGCGTATTCCTTTTGCCGATGTTGGCCCCTTAAAAGTACCTGATGGCTTGGAGGACGATAAAGTTTTATTCTTAACTGATATCTTTCCGACTGGCTATATGGCAGCTGAAAATGCTGATATCGAACCAGGAGATACTGTTGCTGTTTGGGGTTGTGGCCCTGTAGGTCAGTTTGCCATAAAAAGTGCCTATATGCTGGGTGCAGCCAGGGTAATTGCCATCGATCGCTTTGCCGAACGGTTACAAATGGCGAAAGAACAGGGCAATGCAGAGATTATCAACTACGAAGAAATCGATCCAGGAGAAGCCCTCAAAGAAATGACAGGAGGCAGAGGCCCAGATCGCTGTATTGATGCTGTGGGGATGGAAGCTCACGGTACAGATGCAATGGCAGCCTACGATAAAGTCAAGCAGGGAGTCAAGCTAGAAACAGGTAGACCTACGGCTTTAAGACAAGCTATAGTTGCTTGTCGCAAGGGTGGTACGGTTTCTATTCCTGGAGTTTATGGTGGTTTTGTGGATAAAGTACCGCTAGGGGCAGTTGTCAATAAAGCTTTGACTTTGCGATCGGGACAAACTCATGTGCATAAATATTTGCAACCTTTACTCGAACGTATTCAGCGGGGGGAAATCGATCCTTCTTATGTTATTTCTCATCACCTGAGTATTGACGATGCACCCAAAGGCTACAAAATGTTTCGCAACAAAGAAGACAATTGTACCAAAGTAGTTCTCAAACCTTAG
- a CDS encoding manganese catalase family protein has product MFYHKKRLQYFTKPERSDPILAKKMQELIGGPYGEMTVMMQYFFQGWNCRGPSKYKDMMLDIATEEIGHIEMLATTMAYLLDNAPLEQKESAVKDPIMQGIMGGMKAEDIIMSSMNPQHATVSGGGALPADSTGYPWNGRYVSASGNLMADFYSNVQAEAQGRLQAVRIYEMATDPGVKDTLAYMIARDTMHQNQWLAAIEELKADGLEDLPIPSSFPQSQEKQYTSYQFWNLSEGTESKEGRWAKGPSPDGKGEFEYLENPEGESEMPDPPAPDPRLHSTGKQ; this is encoded by the coding sequence ATGTTTTATCACAAAAAAAGGCTACAGTATTTTACCAAACCAGAAAGATCCGATCCGATCCTGGCTAAAAAAATGCAGGAACTAATTGGTGGCCCTTATGGCGAAATGACTGTAATGATGCAGTATTTCTTCCAAGGCTGGAACTGTCGTGGCCCTTCTAAATACAAAGATATGATGCTTGATATTGCTACCGAAGAAATCGGGCATATTGAGATGCTGGCAACCACCATGGCTTATTTACTTGACAATGCTCCTCTTGAGCAAAAAGAATCAGCCGTAAAAGATCCTATTATGCAGGGTATTATGGGTGGCATGAAAGCTGAAGACATCATCATGTCCAGCATGAATCCACAGCACGCTACGGTTAGTGGTGGCGGTGCATTACCTGCTGATAGTACAGGATATCCTTGGAATGGCCGCTATGTATCTGCTTCAGGTAATTTGATGGCTGATTTTTATTCCAATGTGCAGGCAGAAGCCCAAGGACGCTTACAAGCAGTCAGAATCTATGAAATGGCAACAGATCCTGGGGTCAAAGATACTCTAGCTTATATGATTGCCCGCGATACTATGCACCAGAATCAGTGGCTAGCAGCGATTGAAGAATTGAAAGCTGATGGTTTAGAAGATTTACCTATTCCTAGTTCTTTCCCTCAATCACAAGAGAAACAGTACACTTCTTATCAATTCTGGAACTTGTCTGAAGGTACAGAAAGTAAAGAAGGTCGTTGGGCAAAAGGGCCAAGCCCCGATGGAAAAGGTGAGTTTGAATATCTCGAAAATCCTGAAGGCGAGTCAGAAATGCCCGATCCTCCAGCACCCGATCCTCGACTACATAGTACAGGGAAACAGTAG
- a CDS encoding DUF4383 domain-containing protein, producing MQRNSALAIGIIFLLLGIAGFIPNFISLPSSTFDSGIPLDADGIYAKGFGFLFGAFPTNFIHNLVHVSVGLLGIVAASTGNARLYNRAFGVSYILIAVMGLLPLTQTTFGIMPIFGNNVWLNALSGVIATYYGFLGTNPEVKTDRINAS from the coding sequence ATGCAACGCAACTCTGCTTTAGCTATAGGCATCATTTTTCTTCTCTTAGGCATAGCTGGATTTATTCCTAACTTTATCAGCTTACCTAGCTCCACTTTCGATTCAGGTATTCCTTTGGATGCTGACGGTATTTACGCTAAAGGATTTGGATTTCTATTTGGCGCATTTCCTACCAACTTCATCCATAACTTAGTTCATGTATCAGTTGGACTATTAGGTATTGTGGCAGCTAGCACTGGAAATGCACGCCTTTATAATAGAGCTTTTGGAGTGAGCTATATTTTAATCGCTGTCATGGGCTTATTACCATTAACTCAAACTACTTTTGGTATTATGCCTATTTTTGGCAACAATGTCTGGTTAAATGCTTTGTCAGGTGTAATCGCCACCTACTATGGCTTCTTGGGTACAAACCCAGAAGTTAAAACAGACCGAATCAATGCTTCGTAG
- a CDS encoding PIG-L family deacetylase, translating into MLVKFGHGRGERPKGLASASPFAPTDNRSLFNTPESLPILNIKTLVNRSSARSDKSILIVAPHPDDETLGCGGAIALLRQLNLPVSVAVVSDGTKSHPNSLTYPPLALKQLREQESLAALALLGVAPEAVIFLEIPDGEVQIARESAKAIALISQYLNELEPSIIFLPWRKDPHPDHRASWQLFTAATKNLINPPRIIEYPIWDWDTEQRGDFADSINAWRLDITKVLELKQQAIAQYRSQISDLIKDDPQGFRLTPQMLQNFTQPWEIYLEVKS; encoded by the coding sequence ATGCTAGTGAAATTTGGTCATGGTAGGGGCGAACGCCCTAAAGGATTAGCTAGCGCGTCGCCGTTCGCCCCTACAGATAATCGATCGCTTTTTAATACCCCAGAGTCTCTACCTATTTTGAATATTAAAACTCTGGTTAATCGATCTAGCGCTCGATCTGATAAATCTATTTTAATTGTTGCTCCCCATCCCGATGATGAAACCCTTGGCTGTGGGGGCGCGATCGCTTTATTGCGTCAGTTAAATCTCCCAGTATCAGTAGCAGTGGTAAGTGATGGGACAAAATCTCATCCTAACTCTTTAACCTATCCACCTCTAGCCCTCAAGCAATTACGAGAACAAGAAAGTTTAGCTGCTTTAGCTCTTTTAGGAGTTGCACCTGAAGCGGTTATTTTTTTAGAAATACCTGATGGTGAGGTACAGATAGCGAGGGAATCAGCAAAAGCGATCGCACTTATCTCTCAATATTTAAATGAACTAGAACCGTCAATAATTTTTCTACCTTGGCGCAAAGATCCACACCCAGATCATCGTGCCAGTTGGCAATTGTTCACCGCAGCTACTAAGAATTTAATTAATCCTCCCCGTATCATTGAATATCCAATTTGGGATTGGGATACTGAGCAAAGGGGTGATTTTGCTGACTCCATTAATGCTTGGCGATTAGATATTACTAAAGTACTGGAATTAAAACAACAGGCGATCGCTCAATATCGTTCGCAAATTAGCGATTTAATTAAAGACGATCCTCAAGGTTTTCGCCTTACACCCCAAATGCTACAAAACTTTACCCAACCTTGGGAAATATATTTAGAAGTTAAATCATGA
- a CDS encoding nodulation S family protein, with the protein MNQPKDSLQPSYFENLYQANPDPWDFETSDYEAQKYQTTIKALPKSRYRNALEVGGSIGVLTALLAQRCDSLLSIDVSQLAQQKAIARCQDLPQVRFKIAQVPQDYPDEMFDLTLLSEVGYYLSWDDLKKTQQLIIEHLDVGGHLLLVHWTLFAKDYPLSGDEVHDSFLQLAELKHLTGLRQERYRLDLFERI; encoded by the coding sequence ATGAACCAGCCAAAAGATTCGCTTCAACCAAGCTATTTTGAAAATCTGTATCAAGCAAATCCCGATCCTTGGGATTTTGAAACTAGTGACTATGAAGCGCAAAAATATCAGACAACTATTAAGGCTTTACCCAAATCTCGTTACCGCAATGCTTTAGAAGTAGGTGGTTCGATTGGCGTACTGACAGCTTTACTGGCTCAACGCTGTGACTCTTTACTTTCAATCGATGTTTCCCAATTAGCTCAACAAAAAGCGATCGCTCGTTGTCAAGATTTGCCCCAGGTACGCTTTAAAATTGCTCAAGTGCCACAAGATTATCCTGATGAGATGTTCGATCTCACTCTGCTGTCTGAGGTTGGCTATTATTTGAGTTGGGACGATCTTAAAAAAACTCAACAGTTAATTATCGAACACCTTGATGTAGGGGGACATCTTTTGCTAGTTCACTGGACACTATTTGCGAAAGACTACCCCCTTTCAGGTGATGAAGTTCACGATTCTTTTTTACAGCTAGCCGAGTTAAAACATTTAACAGGATTGCGGCAGGAGCGATATCGGCTCGATCTGTTTGAGCGCATCTAG
- a CDS encoding glycosyltransferase, protein MLQINLVNRPAVKIEQTNHYLYLQPLVARLPLISCKVCVIIPVRNEAQNIEATLLALTNQVDLTGKPLNKNCYEIIVLANNCTDDSGEIVRRFARTHPDLILHLVEKTIDSDRAHVGWVRKLLMDEACRRFQLIGRDLGVIASTDGDTRVASTWIAATLAEIEAGADAVGGRIITNNRERNKLDKSTRLYFLRFIRYGYLTAQLEAAIDPDFESLTRHHHHYGASFAVTAQMYNRVGGLPPLPSSEDVALYNALMLVDARFRHSPAVRVVTSARALGRAKAGLADRLSELKIISKQQQCPLVESASTIEARFRLRRQLRHLWQRQTRGDNLHKMKMALIALNLGIERDLLAEIILRSPTFGLVIEQINQYQQENAAMYHVSAPRVILSQAIADLQTLINQNLNCPDASLDALKQIEPISLLPQSC, encoded by the coding sequence ATGTTGCAAATTAATTTGGTAAATCGACCTGCGGTAAAAATAGAGCAGACAAATCATTATCTTTATTTACAACCGTTGGTTGCTCGATTACCTTTGATTAGCTGTAAAGTTTGTGTAATTATTCCTGTGCGTAATGAAGCGCAAAATATTGAAGCGACTTTACTCGCTCTGACAAATCAAGTCGACTTAACAGGGAAGCCATTAAACAAAAACTGCTATGAAATTATTGTTTTAGCTAATAACTGTACCGATGATTCTGGCGAAATAGTGAGGCGTTTTGCGCGAACTCACCCAGATCTAATACTTCATCTGGTGGAAAAAACGATAGATAGCGATCGCGCTCACGTTGGTTGGGTACGCAAACTGTTGATGGATGAAGCTTGTAGGCGATTCCAGTTGATAGGACGCGATTTGGGCGTAATTGCCTCAACCGATGGTGATACAAGAGTTGCTTCTACCTGGATTGCTGCAACTTTAGCCGAAATTGAAGCTGGAGCTGATGCTGTAGGCGGTCGCATTATCACTAATAATAGAGAAAGAAATAAACTAGACAAAAGCACCAGACTATATTTTTTACGCTTTATCCGTTATGGCTATTTAACTGCACAATTAGAAGCTGCGATCGATCCCGATTTTGAATCGCTCACCCGACATCATCATCATTATGGCGCAAGTTTTGCGGTTACAGCTCAGATGTACAATCGGGTTGGCGGTTTGCCACCTTTACCTTCTTCGGAAGACGTAGCTTTGTATAATGCCCTAATGCTTGTTGATGCTCGTTTTCGCCATAGTCCAGCAGTGCGCGTAGTTACTAGTGCTAGAGCGTTAGGTAGAGCAAAAGCTGGGTTAGCAGATCGATTGTCTGAGTTAAAGATTATTAGTAAGCAACAACAGTGTCCATTAGTTGAATCTGCTTCGACGATTGAAGCTCGTTTTCGTCTGCGTCGTCAGCTACGTCACCTGTGGCAAAGACAAACAAGAGGGGATAATTTACACAAAATGAAAATGGCGCTTATCGCTCTAAACCTGGGCATAGAACGAGATTTATTAGCAGAAATTATTTTGCGATCGCCTACTTTTGGTTTAGTTATCGAGCAAATTAACCAATATCAGCAGGAAAATGCAGCTATGTATCATGTGTCTGCCCCAAGAGTAATACTTTCTCAAGCGATCGCCGATTTACAGACTTTAATTAACCAAAATTTAAATTGCCCTGATGCAAGTCTAGATGCGCTCAAACAGATCGAGCCGATATCGCTCCTGCCGCAATCCTGTTAA
- a CDS encoding DUF1517 domain-containing protein — translation MSQARIFNLTNLRFFSAVLLATTAYSLNPTTIEVEFASDTFTEQLLVSKNTSTERDLKHSQNSQKNLVVASFLKQQGEANLLLADNTDLAATRSDVKESPSRLIRLISLSFFFLFFVPLGIFYPLFLFYKMLLTKPDEPNDLLNSDLNSDRQAGFAEPVDSIDSVLQAEQDVNQATVSKLQIAFSPPARQLRAELSRVTSITDLHQFDLVDLMHQTVEVLIEQGHWTHASYGSTTLPLTKVRSEFNFISVQERTKFTSKMPSLVNHNRNIGNSDGNQESYSYVVVTLILCTSHTTPLFKKINTKEQLVNELTQLGKMERDSVIKFELLWNPQQEGVYLSNDQLLTEYADMTRLL, via the coding sequence GTGTCTCAAGCCAGAATTTTTAATCTTACTAATCTAAGGTTTTTTAGTGCTGTTCTATTAGCTACTACTGCTTATAGCTTAAATCCGACTACGATCGAAGTAGAATTTGCTTCAGACACATTTACCGAGCAATTATTAGTATCAAAGAATACATCAACTGAGCGAGATTTAAAACACAGTCAAAATAGTCAGAAAAATTTAGTAGTAGCATCTTTTTTGAAGCAGCAGGGTGAAGCTAATCTGCTTTTGGCAGACAATACAGATTTAGCAGCTACTAGATCGGATGTGAAAGAATCCCCATCAAGACTAATTAGACTCATCTCGCTGTCTTTTTTCTTCTTGTTTTTTGTTCCCTTGGGTATTTTTTATCCTCTATTTTTGTTTTACAAAATGCTGTTGACCAAGCCTGATGAGCCTAATGATCTTTTAAATAGCGATTTAAATAGCGATCGCCAAGCGGGATTCGCTGAACCTGTAGACTCAATCGATTCAGTCTTGCAAGCAGAACAAGATGTCAATCAAGCAACGGTATCGAAGCTCCAAATTGCCTTTTCTCCCCCTGCTAGGCAGTTAAGAGCAGAATTAAGTCGAGTTACTTCCATAACTGATTTGCACCAGTTTGATTTAGTTGATTTGATGCATCAGACTGTAGAGGTGCTAATTGAACAGGGACATTGGACTCATGCAAGTTATGGTTCAACAACTCTTCCTCTAACAAAAGTGAGATCAGAATTTAATTTTATTTCTGTCCAAGAAAGAACTAAGTTCACCAGTAAAATGCCAAGTTTGGTCAACCACAATCGCAACATTGGTAATAGTGATGGCAATCAAGAAAGTTATAGTTATGTAGTAGTTACTCTGATTCTCTGTACATCTCACACTACACCTCTATTTAAAAAAATTAACACTAAAGAACAGTTAGTTAATGAACTAACGCAACTAGGCAAGATGGAAAGGGATTCAGTGATTAAATTTGAATTATTATGGAATCCTCAACAGGAAGGCGTGTATCTTAGTAACGATCAGCTATTAACTGAATATGCAGACATGACCAGATTATTGTAA